CATGtccgtgtccctgctgtgtgtctgtTGTGGACCCTGTGCCCACGTGTGTCCCTGCCCTGATGCCCCAGGCCCCAAGGTGGTGTCACAGGagctctcagcagtgctgctggaggaggtggaggCTGTCCTGAGGCGCCGCCCCGTCATCTGGGACAACCTCTACGCCAATGACTACGACTGCAGACGTGTCTTCCTGGGCCCCTACATGGGCCGTGCTCCTGGCCTCATGTCCaggctccaggggctgctcctcaACCCCAACTGTGAGCTCCAGGCCAACTTCATCCCCATACACACGCTGGGCACCTGGTTTCAGAGCgagctgaggagctgtgcccaccctgaCCAAGCAGGTacccctctgtgccagcccatccctggccagccctgcagctttcctgcacggatccagggctgcccaggctgATGAGCTGCAGTTCCTCAGGAATGGAGGAggtggcagccctgggggacaGCCAAGGTGCTCAGGATGGAAGCTACAGCCCCCGGGAAGCCTTGGAACTGGCACTGCATGACTGGGTGGCCGAGATAAACCAGCAGGCTTTGGAGCCAGGTAGGCAATGGGGCAGCATCCCTCAGTGCCTGGAGTGCTGgatcagctctgccaggagctcaggggctgggggctctgcccacCTGGAGGGtctctggggctgctgtgggtgtCCATCCTGCCGTGCTGCCCCGTGGGTGCTCCTGCCAGGGCCACATCCTGGAGAGGGTTTCCTTGGCTGGCAGAACTGGAACCTGGGCCAGCTCTGGAAGAAGAGGTCAGCCAGGGGAGAGCTTGGTGTTTTGTAATGTTtgcctctgcacagccacagcctcacCAGCCCCAGGGGCCTGAACTCGAGCccagggtcctggcagctcatcccctgccagctcagggatggaggtgcccagcactgtgctgcccCATGGGCAGTAGGTGCCATGCAGGTGCCAAAGGATCTTCTCTCTTgttcctccctgccaggaggaaggaccccaggacaccccagtgTCAGCCTCAAGGGAGGACcaaggctgcagcctggcatgGAGGGAGGACAGGAAGCCACTCCCaaccctcagccccacagctctgcccctggtGGGGCAGaccacagccctgagccctgcagagtgGCACCAGaggaggggtgcagggaggtGACCTCGGAGCCTGAGGAGGACAGTGGGAGCAGGACACCCAGTGGCCATCAGCAGAGCCCTACAGGGGCTGAGGACCAGCTcgccacagggagcagggagagctgtgagccctcctctgctctgcccagcggggctgggagtgcccagtCTGTAGGAATCCCAGCGGCCACCAAGACCCTCCCCAGCCCAAGCCCCACCACGAGCTCCAGCAACGGGGCCAACACCAGTCAGAACATTTCCTTGCCCACCAGTGATGCCAGAACAGGGGATGGCAGCCCTGTCCAgtctcccagcagcacccagcctgaGGCCATCAGGAGTGATGTGCCCCAGACACCCCCAGGACCTGGGGCTGGTGCCAGCCCTggtgccccagccccactgacGGATGGGGTTGGTGCtagccctgggcagccctgtccagtctcccagcagcacccagcctgaGGCCATCAGGAGTGATGTGCCCCAGACACCCCCAGGACCTGGGGCTGGTGCCAGCCCTggtgccccagccccactgacTGATGGGGTCGGTGCTAGCCCTGGTCCCATGGCACCACTGACCCCTGAGGAGGCCAGaaccagccccacagcacaggtgaccccagaggAGCCCAAGACCAGCCTCATGGCACCAGTGACTCCACAGGAGGCTGGACCTGGCCCCATGACCCCCAAAGATGGTCCCATGGCACCACTGACCCCTGAGGAGGCTGGGTCTGGCCCCATGGCACCACtgacccccaaggaggccagaaccagccccacagcacaggtgaccccagaggAGCCCAAGACCAGCCTCATGGCACCAGTGActccagaggagcccaggacCAGCCCCACAtcacaggtgaccccagagcagccccacagcacaggtgaccccagaggAGGCTGGGTCTGGCCCCATGACCCCCAAGGAGCCCAGGACCAGCCCCACATCACAGGTGACCCCCAAGGAACCCAGGACCAGCCCCACAtcacaggtgaccccagaggagcccaggacCAGCCCCACAtcacaggtgaccccagaggagcccaggacCAGCCCCACAtcacaggtgaccccagaggagcccaggacCAGCCCCACAtcacaggtgaccccagaggagcccaggacCAGCCCCACAtcacaggtgaccccagaggagcccaggacCAGCCCCACAtcacaggtgaccccagaggagcccaggacCAGCCCCACAtcacaggtgaccccagaggagcccaggacCAGCCCCACAtcacaggtgaccccagaggagcccaggacCAGCCCCACAtcacaggtgaccccagaggagcccaggacCAGCCCCACAtcacaggtgaccccagaggagcccaggacCAGCCCCACAtcacaggtgaccccagaggagcccaggacCAGCCCCACAtcacaggtgaccccagaggagcccaggacCAGCCCCACAtcacaggtgaccccagaggagcccaggacCAGCCCCACAtcacaggtgaccccagaggagcccaggacCAGCCCCACAtcacaggtgaccccagaggagcccaggacCAGCCCCACAtcacaggtgaccccagaggagcccaggacCAGCCCCACAtcacaggtgaccccagaggagcccaggacCAGCCTCACAGCACCGGTGACCCCAGAGGAGGCTGGGTCTGGCCCTATGGCACTGATGACCCCAGAGGAGGCCAGACCCAACCCCACAGCACCGCCGACCCCAGGAGAGGCCGtgtccagccccacagcaccgCTGACCCTGGAGGAGGTGCGGACGCTGGTGGAGCTCTTCTACCTGCCCTACCAGCACGGGGCTCTGGcgcaggagctcctggagcattTTCGGTGGCTGCGGGCGAACAGCCTCAGCGTGGGGGTCCCTCCCACGGCGCCCGACGGCTGCGGGGTAAGAGCGGTGCCGGTGGCGCCGCAGGAAGGCGGCTGGCGTGTCCCCCAGGGGGCTGACAGccgctgtgtccccagggcggGCGCTGGCGGGGCCGGGCTCAgtccttccagctgctgtgtgcGCGGGCGTGCCGCCTGCACAGCCGCCTGGTCAGCACGGCCGGCCGGGCGCTGCTCTACGACCTGCACCCCTACCTGTGGGACATCCGCAacatgctgctggcagcctgtgccttCGTCCTCTGGCTGGGTACGTGCCCGatgccagccctggcagcgcCCGTCACGCCtcccaaacccagctgtgccGCAGTGCCAGGACCCTGCGGCACCCGCTGCTCGGTCTCCGGGGATCGCTGCTTCCCCAGCAAGGAGGTGGAGGTGTCTGGGAGCcacctgtcctggtttggagggcaggtgtctgccaataccccccccccccccccccccccccccccccccccccccccccccccccccccccccccccccccccccccccccccccccccccccccccccccccccccccccccccccccccccccccccccccccccccccccccccccccccccccccccccccccccccccccccccccccccccccccccccccccccccccccccccccccccccccccccccccccccccccccccccccccccccccccccccccccccccccccccccccccccccccccccccccccccccccccccccccccccccccccccccccccccccccccccccccccccccccccccccccccccccccccccccccccccccccccccccccccccccccccccccccccccccccccccccccccccccccccccccccccccccccccccccccccccccccccccccccccccccccccccccccccccccccccccccccccccccccccccccccccccccccccccccccccccccccccccccccccccccccccccccccccccccccccccccccccccccccccccccccccccccccccccccccccccccccccccccccccccccccccccccccccccccccccccccccccccccccccccccccccccccccccccccccccccccccccccccccccccccccccccccccccccccccccccccccccccccccccccccccccccccccccccccccccccccccccccccccccccccccccccccccccccccccccccccccccccccccccccccccccccccccccccccccccccccccccccccccccccccccccccccccccccccccccccccccccccccccccccccccccccccccccccccccccccccccccccccccccccccccccccccccccccccccccccccccccccccccccccccccccccccccccccccccccccccccccccccccccccccccccccccccccccccccccccccccccccccccccccccccccccccccccccccccccccccccccccccccccccccccccccccccccccccccccccccccccccccccccccccccccccccccccccccccccccccccccccccccccccccccccccccccccccccccccccccccccccccccccccccccccccccccccccccccccccccccccccccccccccccccccccccccccccccccccccccccccccccccccccccccccccccccccccccccccccccccccccccccccccccccccccccccccccccccccccccccccccccccccccccccccccccccccccccccccccccccccccccccccccccccccccccccccccccccccccccccccccccccccccccccccccccccccccccccccccccccccccccccccccccccccccccccccccccccccccccccccccccccccccccccccccccccccccccccccccccccccccccccccccccccccccccccccccccccccccccccccccccccccccccccccccccccccccccccccccccccccccccccccccccccccccccccccccccccccccccccccccccccccccccccccccccccccccccccccccccccccccccccccccccccccccccccccccagctggtttaaagctggcccatgagcagataatgtgtgccaggagatcaggggcactgccccacccggctgcagcagatgggacagaacacacattgctggcacatcaacccaacacaccacCCAGAGATCTGGGGTTCCAGTgtccagctggcagtgccagggtccCTCCTGGGAGCTCCCCTCCCCTTGacacttttcctgctgctgccccttgtcctgtgcTCACCAGCTCGCCTCCTTTGCAGATGGTCACCTCCTCTGCGACCCTGACCCCAAGGGCACCTGGGGAAACTGCTTTGGCTGTAAGTatgggcactgccctggctcaCCCACCTTCTGCCCCCAtcacctccagccccacagcagcagccagcactcgCCATCAGGCTGCCCTTCCCCACACTCTGCCTGCTGAGTGGAGCAGGAATGGCCCTGGGAATGACACACTGGGGCAGGATAAGGCACTGCTGCCATGGAAGGAACAGATCTTCACCATATCTCACAGCCTACAAGGAATGGCTATTTCTAGGATATGGTTCCTTAGCTCCTTTTTCCCAAAGACCCCTCAGCCTGTGTGGAAAAAGGGTTCTGGAAGCAGTAAAGCCCTGGGTGACAGGTGGGGCTGTTTTTTGAACACCTGTGCATCACTTTGCACAGTTTTCCTTGGGTTCAGGGCTCCCTGGTTGCTCTGTGGGCCTTGTGACCTCTTACAAACCAACACCTGCTACCAGGTGATGACCTGAGCAGGTCTCCAAGTTCAGTGTGAGAAGGAGCCGTGTGCCTTGAGCCCTTTCCTTAGAGAAGCAGCCTGCAGGGCACATTCCCACCATCCTGGGCTGCACGGCTGGTCCCTGGAGTTGCGACAGCAGGGATCTGCGTGGCAGAGGCTGAactccccctgcccagcaggattTTGTTCACCTCATGCgtgtctgtgtcctgctgcttccagggtGCCAGAGCATCACTGCCCCgatgctgctggggagggacgCCGAGCCCTGGGCACGCCGTGGGGGCCTCtttggagagctgcaggtgagaGAGTTTCCCTCCCTgggggggctggaggagccaTTGGAAGCCAGTATCCCAATCCTGCAAACTcgggaaggcagagctgcccctcagCTGCGGTTGCTGCGGTTTCAGGAGTCTCAGAgccatcctcctgctgcctccaggacAAGGCTTGGAGCCAGGATGAACTGATGGACTGTATCTcttccaggcactgctgcccgTGGGGAACAGCTGTGACCTCTTCTACCACCCACCCCCGCTCTTCCCGTCCAGCCAGCTGTACCTGCTGCGCCCACTGCTGCCCCTGGACAAGGTGGGAGCCCTGGCGTGGAGGGGTGTCCTGCCAGAGCCTTTGCATGGCTTGTGCTGCCCATAAAATGATGAGTTAAGGGTTcacctgctgctgagctcccaaTGTGGGGTGACACGGGTGGGGAGGCTCCTTGTGTCCAGTtctgctcagagccagctggCCTGGGGCAGCTCTTGGGGCTGTCAGACCCTGGCCTGGAGAATGTGCTGTGGCCTCAGCAAACCCACCTCTCTCcagaagagcaggagagggagccCACTCAGCCACAGATAAaccagcaccagggcagggttGCCAGGTTGtggatgatctccagagcagccccagtgctgtTCTCCAGCACTGGCTGCGAGCAGATgtcaggaaaaatccagaacAGGACAAGTCTGGATGGCAACTTCCTGCAGCCTTCAGCagtctgcagctctgggcactgccacagTGGGGGATCCATCTCCAAACACTCATCCAGTTTAAGGGTGATTCCCTGCTGGAGAGTAGTAGCTTCTGCCAGCTGTGACCTGCTTGTTTCCAGCCCCCCGGTATCCCAGCAGCTtgatgggatggggagggaaagagagaatcTGGATATGGAGGTACAAAATGGTAAAGTGCTGCCAAATCCAGGTTTCCCATGTACCTGCAGCGAGCACCCCTCTCCCtcacccagctcctctccagctcaaGGAAAGGCTAACACCACAAATCCGGCCACCACAGAGTGCAGCTCATCTGCTCAGGCTGAACCTTGACAACAACAACGTCTGTGTCCAGTACAACTGAGAGGAAAAGCCAGCTGAGCCCATCAGCCCGTTGCaggaacaggcacagcaggacatGGTCCTGCCCCTGTTGTTGGGTGATCGGGAGCAAGGCTTTTATCAGAATGTTTGCAGCAGCAAACTCAACTGTGACCAAGACAGGACATTTGGGGatgtcctgctgtgctcaggctcCCTGGAGACCTGAGTTCCAGGGTTGTTTTTGGTGCCAttctggct
The genomic region above belongs to Ficedula albicollis isolate OC2 chromosome 4, FicAlb1.5, whole genome shotgun sequence and contains:
- the LOC101820674 gene encoding protein O-GlcNAcase-like, encoding MEERPRFLCGVVEGFYGRPWSMDQRKLLFQWLQRRGLNCYMYAPKDELKHRLLWREPYTEHEAARMRSLIAAAQEQGVELIFAISAGQDMVFSSAGDRLLLQQKLRQVAAMGCRSFALLFDDIDPCMCQADRDVFPSLAQAQASVANQVYQELGQPCVFLFCPTEYCSSLCSPSPSQSCYLQTIGQELLPGIGVIWTGPKVVSQELSAVLLEEVEAVLRRRPVIWDNLYANDYDCRRVFLGPYMGRAPGLMSRLQGLLLNPNCELQANFIPIHTLGTWFQSELRSCAHPDQAGMEEVAALGDSQGAQDGSYSPREALELALHDWVAEINQQALEPGGRTPGHPSVSLKGGPRLQPGMEGGQEATPNPQPHSSAPGGADHSPEPCRVAPEEGCREVTSEPEEDSGSRTPSGHQQSPTGAEDQLATGSRESCEPSSALPSGAGSAQSVGIPAATKTLPSPSPTTSSSNGANTSQNISLPTSDARTGDGSPVQSPSSTQPEAIRSDVPQTPPGPGAGASPGAPAPLTDGVGASPGQPSPLTDGVGASPGPMAPLTPEEAVSSPTAPLTLEEVRTLVELFYLPYQHGALAQELLEHFRWLRANSLSVGVPPTAPDGCGGGRWRGRAQSFQLLCARACRLHSRLVSTAGRALLYDLHPYLWDIRNMLLAACAFVLWLDGHLLCDPDPKGTWGNCFGWCQSITAPMLLGRDAEPWARRGGLFGELQALLPVGNSCDLFYHPPPLFPSSQLYLLRPLLPLDKGELYRMCRESLDCDPKVAEILVAHPDLLGDRLLGSFLSLSPEYTFVLEDEGGPCGFAAGALHAEGFLQQRDSSWLPAIRHKYPPDLGTGGPALGQDALEEAVLFFHAEPPAVPQPVLRRFPSLVQLGTAPRVLDVGASRSLALCLLSALRANGSRGVFCQVSDADRQQLSFYSKLGFVALPVAWGSSPGSQLLGRLL